The following are from one region of the Sphingomonas sp. J315 genome:
- a CDS encoding TonB-dependent receptor domain-containing protein: MAKSSFLSATALRSIAIFGLVITGSAPAFGQEAPTEEPEAPTTAQASSEAEVVVTGSRIRGITPFNSPDPISQIDPELVAKEGKTDLASMLQSSPIAAGSTQITSALSSNFVTNGGPGAQTIDLRGLGANRTLVLLNGRRAGPAGTRGGVSSFDLNVLPSSLAQRIDILKTGASSVYGSDAVAGVVNITTKTDIEGLQLSGNVSTPFDGGGETYRINAIFGKKWDTGHFLIGADYWHQNELTRGDRDYLACPEAYTFRQDGTRADLVDPRTGSFACEDLRWGHIWTYNLIDNLQLDGPGGPNTGRNTSFNRSTVLLQYQYPGETLGIPAYGAPAYPGDFSAPAGWFPTGYDTASLAVQNAYHPFVEQSTIVPKTDLYTVFAEGSQEITDSIELFGEFLFNRRETYQNGWRQFWSFGYTGDLYGYNPGGNLYNYWGGGFGGVNLISPTAITDQSDTSQKVDYYRGVAGLRGSFGATDNWKWEVYGQYSRSIGRYRTQQILQDAYDISTQQGFGSIGSCVGMVTPVSGRQCVDIPWTNPYFLRGEITDAQKAYLFDWEEGRTLYTQWTGEAALTGELFKLPGGMLGVAIGAAFRRDEINDTPGEITRAGNAWGASTSGITAGSSKTWEAFGEINVPLLKDLPFVHELSLSAAGRVTNVTSTRTSDGFSDSDNGNWTYKLGGNWAPTEWFRVRGSYGTSFRSPALFEQFLANETSFQFSRNIDPCAGYTNGFLTGRINQRQRDNCIAQGIPATYNGSGVSATVSSQGGIGQLEAETSKAFVIGGVLTPRLGFLGSRTRINIAVDYFDIKVSGQVAQLGAASIIFGCYDSASFPTDPLCSLFTRGQTGAPFNINTVSDQYINIASQQNSGVDLTANVRSDLGAWGNISFTADMTWQTRDTFQLLPTSPIQTDNGEAGSPRWVGDFRLTWNLPSSGTTLFYGMNVIGATSNVDEFLADNNGNPCINGDRGDGVAIRGIYCPVLTTNATFYHNASITQEVADKFEITLGVSNLFNTRPPRVSVLNGGQISMLGPVVAASQYSFVGRRAFINVSAKF; encoded by the coding sequence ATGGCGAAATCCAGCTTTTTGAGCGCGACCGCGCTCCGCTCCATCGCGATATTCGGTCTTGTAATCACCGGATCCGCTCCCGCGTTCGGGCAGGAAGCGCCAACCGAGGAACCGGAGGCACCGACCACCGCTCAGGCCTCGTCGGAGGCCGAAGTCGTCGTGACCGGTTCGCGCATTCGCGGCATTACGCCGTTCAACAGCCCGGATCCGATCAGCCAGATCGACCCCGAGCTGGTCGCGAAGGAAGGCAAGACCGACCTGGCCTCGATGCTCCAGAGCAGCCCGATCGCAGCAGGTTCGACCCAGATCACGTCGGCACTTTCGTCGAACTTCGTGACCAATGGCGGGCCGGGCGCGCAGACGATCGACCTTCGCGGTCTCGGCGCGAACCGCACGCTGGTCCTGCTCAATGGCCGTCGCGCCGGCCCGGCCGGTACGCGCGGCGGCGTCTCGTCCTTCGACCTCAACGTGCTGCCCTCGTCGCTCGCGCAGCGCATCGACATCCTCAAGACCGGTGCCTCGTCGGTCTATGGGTCGGACGCAGTCGCGGGCGTGGTCAACATTACGACCAAGACCGATATCGAAGGTCTGCAACTGTCGGGGAACGTGTCCACCCCGTTCGACGGCGGCGGCGAAACCTACCGCATCAACGCGATCTTCGGCAAGAAGTGGGACACGGGCCACTTCCTGATCGGTGCCGACTATTGGCATCAGAACGAACTGACCCGCGGCGACCGCGACTATCTCGCCTGCCCTGAAGCCTACACCTTCCGTCAGGACGGGACGCGCGCAGATCTGGTCGATCCGCGCACCGGCAGCTTCGCGTGCGAAGATCTGCGCTGGGGTCACATCTGGACCTACAACCTGATCGACAACCTGCAGCTCGACGGGCCGGGCGGCCCGAACACCGGGCGCAACACGTCGTTCAACCGCTCGACTGTGCTGCTTCAGTACCAGTATCCCGGTGAAACGCTGGGCATTCCTGCCTATGGCGCCCCCGCATATCCCGGCGACTTCAGCGCCCCTGCGGGCTGGTTCCCGACCGGATACGACACCGCATCGCTTGCGGTGCAGAACGCCTATCACCCGTTCGTCGAGCAGTCGACCATCGTCCCCAAGACCGACCTCTACACCGTGTTCGCGGAAGGGTCGCAAGAGATCACCGACTCGATCGAGCTGTTCGGTGAATTCCTGTTCAACCGTCGTGAAACCTACCAGAATGGCTGGCGCCAGTTCTGGAGCTTTGGCTACACGGGCGACCTCTACGGCTACAATCCGGGCGGCAACCTCTACAATTACTGGGGTGGCGGCTTCGGCGGTGTGAACCTGATCAGCCCGACCGCGATCACCGATCAGAGCGATACCAGCCAGAAGGTGGATTACTATCGCGGCGTCGCCGGTCTGCGCGGCTCGTTCGGCGCGACCGACAACTGGAAGTGGGAAGTTTACGGCCAGTACAGCCGCAGCATCGGCCGCTACCGCACCCAGCAGATCCTGCAGGACGCCTACGACATCAGCACCCAGCAGGGCTTTGGATCAATTGGTTCGTGCGTCGGCATGGTAACCCCGGTTTCGGGTCGCCAGTGTGTCGATATTCCCTGGACCAACCCCTACTTCCTGCGCGGCGAGATCACCGATGCGCAAAAGGCTTATCTGTTCGATTGGGAGGAGGGCCGCACGCTCTACACCCAGTGGACCGGTGAAGCCGCGCTCACGGGCGAGTTGTTCAAGCTGCCGGGTGGTATGCTCGGCGTCGCGATCGGCGCAGCCTTCCGTCGGGACGAGATCAACGATACGCCCGGCGAGATCACCCGTGCGGGCAACGCATGGGGTGCCTCGACCTCGGGCATCACTGCCGGCTCCAGCAAGACCTGGGAAGCGTTCGGCGAAATCAACGTGCCCCTGCTCAAGGATCTGCCGTTCGTCCACGAACTGTCCCTCTCGGCTGCCGGTCGCGTCACCAACGTGACGTCGACGCGCACGTCGGACGGTTTCTCGGACAGCGACAACGGCAACTGGACCTACAAGCTCGGCGGCAACTGGGCTCCGACCGAGTGGTTCCGCGTCCGCGGCAGCTATGGCACGTCGTTCCGCTCGCCTGCTCTGTTCGAACAGTTCCTGGCGAACGAGACGAGCTTCCAGTTCTCGCGCAATATCGACCCGTGCGCCGGCTACACCAATGGCTTCCTCACCGGTCGGATCAACCAGCGTCAGCGCGACAACTGCATCGCACAGGGTATTCCGGCTACCTATAACGGGTCGGGTGTCTCGGCGACGGTCTCCTCGCAGGGCGGCATCGGCCAGCTGGAAGCGGAAACCTCGAAGGCGTTCGTGATCGGCGGCGTCCTGACTCCGCGACTGGGCTTCCTGGGCAGCCGCACGCGCATCAACATCGCGGTCGACTATTTCGACATCAAGGTGTCGGGCCAGGTCGCTCAGCTCGGCGCGGCAAGCATCATCTTCGGCTGCTATGACTCGGCCAGTTTCCCGACCGATCCGCTCTGCTCGCTCTTCACGCGCGGCCAGACCGGCGCACCGTTCAACATCAACACGGTGTCGGATCAGTACATCAACATTGCCAGTCAGCAGAACAGCGGTGTCGACCTCACCGCGAATGTGCGCAGCGACCTGGGTGCATGGGGCAATATCAGCTTCACCGCCGACATGACCTGGCAGACCCGCGACACCTTCCAGCTGCTCCCGACGTCGCCGATTCAGACCGACAATGGGGAAGCCGGATCGCCGCGCTGGGTCGGCGACTTCCGCCTGACCTGGAACCTGCCGAGCAGCGGGACCACGCTGTTCTACGGCATGAACGTGATCGGCGCGACGTCGAACGTGGATGAGTTCCTCGCCGACAATAACGGCAATCCGTGCATCAACGGCGACCGTGGAGACGGCGTTGCGATCCGCGGCATTTATTGCCCGGTGCTGACCACCAACGCGACCTTCTACCACAATGCGTCGATCACCCAGGAAGTCGCGGACAAGTTCGAGATCACGCTGGGTGTCAGCAACCTGTTCAACACCCGCCCGCCGCGCGTGTCGGTGCTGAACGGCGGTCAGATCAGCATGCTCGGCCCGGTCGTCGCCGCGTCGCAGTACAGCTTTGTCGGCCGACGCGCGTTCATCAACGTCTCGGCAAAATTCTGA
- the ahcY gene encoding adenosylhomocysteinase: MATVLDKTDYVIKDLSLAAFGRKEIEIAETEMPGLMALREEFGASKPLAGARITGSLHMTIQTAVLIETLKELGAELRWATCNIYSTQDHAAAAIAAAGIPVFAVKGETLEEYWDYVIRIFDWGQDQTCNMILDDGGDATMFALWGARVEAGEELFTPSNEEEEIFVATLKRFLAERPGYLTKTVQNIKGVSEETTTGVHRLYELSKKGKLPFPAINVNDSVTKSKFDNLYGCKESLVDAIRRATDVMLAGKVACVAGFGDVGKGSAASLRNGGARVLVTEIDPICALQAAMEGYEVVTMEEAATRADIFVTATGNEGVLTVDHMRAMKNMAIVSNIGHFDSEIEIAGLANFKWTEIKPQVDEVEFPDGKKIIVLSKGRLVNLGNATGHPSFVMSSSFTNQVLAQIELWTGADKYGNDVYVLPKHLDEKVAALHLDKLGVKLSKLTQRQADYIGVPVEGPFKPDHYRY; the protein is encoded by the coding sequence GTGGCCACCGTGCTCGACAAGACCGATTACGTCATCAAGGACCTCAGCCTCGCCGCGTTCGGCCGCAAGGAAATCGAGATCGCCGAGACTGAGATGCCGGGCCTGATGGCGCTGCGCGAAGAGTTCGGCGCGAGCAAGCCGCTCGCCGGCGCGCGCATCACCGGTTCGCTGCATATGACGATCCAGACTGCGGTGCTGATCGAGACGCTGAAGGAACTGGGCGCCGAACTGCGCTGGGCGACCTGCAACATCTATTCGACCCAGGACCATGCCGCCGCTGCGATCGCCGCCGCCGGCATCCCCGTCTTCGCCGTCAAGGGCGAGACGCTGGAGGAATATTGGGATTACGTCATCCGCATCTTCGACTGGGGTCAGGACCAGACCTGCAACATGATCCTCGACGATGGCGGCGACGCCACCATGTTCGCGCTGTGGGGCGCGCGCGTAGAGGCCGGTGAGGAGCTGTTCACCCCGTCTAACGAGGAAGAGGAAATCTTCGTCGCGACGCTGAAGCGCTTCCTGGCCGAGCGTCCCGGTTACCTCACCAAGACCGTCCAGAACATCAAGGGCGTGTCGGAGGAGACCACCACCGGCGTGCATCGCCTGTACGAGCTGTCGAAGAAGGGTAAGCTTCCTTTCCCGGCGATCAACGTCAACGACAGCGTGACCAAGTCGAAGTTCGACAACCTCTATGGCTGCAAGGAATCGCTGGTCGACGCGATCCGTCGCGCCACCGACGTCATGCTGGCCGGCAAGGTCGCCTGCGTCGCCGGTTTCGGCGACGTCGGCAAGGGTTCGGCGGCGTCGCTGCGCAACGGCGGCGCGCGCGTTCTGGTCACCGAAATCGATCCAATCTGCGCGCTGCAGGCGGCGATGGAGGGCTATGAAGTCGTGACGATGGAAGAGGCCGCGACCCGCGCCGACATCTTCGTCACCGCGACCGGCAACGAAGGCGTGCTGACCGTCGATCACATGCGCGCGATGAAGAACATGGCGATCGTGTCGAACATCGGTCACTTCGACAGCGAGATCGAGATCGCCGGCCTCGCCAACTTCAAGTGGACCGAGATCAAGCCGCAGGTCGACGAGGTCGAGTTCCCCGATGGCAAGAAGATCATCGTCCTGTCGAAGGGCCGCCTGGTCAACCTGGGCAACGCGACCGGTCACCCTTCGTTCGTGATGTCGTCAAGCTTCACCAACCAGGTTCTGGCGCAGATCGAGCTGTGGACCGGTGCGGACAAGTACGGCAACGACGTGTACGTCCTGCCCAAGCACCTCGACGAGAAGGTTGCGGCGCTTCACCTCGACAAGCTGGGCGTCAAGCTGTCCAAGCTGACCCAGCGTCAGGCCGATTATATCGGCGTGCCGGTCGAAGGCCCGTTCAAGCCGGACCACTATCGCTACTAA
- a CDS encoding M2 family metallopeptidase, with translation MIRTGISTIALALLLAGPGAAQSQKAAAPSAGAATPAGADAFLKRAEAEYKEYSLDAARIAWLYATYINDDTSALVAKSGAKGTEMAVRFALEAAKYDKVQGLSPDTRRQLNILRSRITSPAPTREGAASALSQLQTDMQTVYGTGKGTLKGQPISGSDIEAAMGTNRNPDELKEMWTSWHDNVGAPQRQDYQRAVGLLNEGARELGYKDVGSMWRSNYDMPPEEFAKLTDKLWNEVKPLYESLHTYVRWKLNEKYGDAVQSKTGPIRADLLGNMWAQEWGNIYDVVAPPGSGDVGYDIGELLVAKDYDAIKMVKTGEAFYSSLGLDPMPETFWKRSQFLKPADREVQCHASAWNLDDVDDLRIKMCIKVNSDDFITIQHELGHNYYQRAYNKLPILYRDGANDGFHEAIGDFAALSITPDYLVQVGLLDESKVPSADKDTGLLLRQAMDKVAFLPFGLLIDKWRWGVFSGGIPAGGYQGAWDALRLQYQGIVPPVKRDETKFDPAAKYHIPANVPYTRYFLARLLQFQFYKAACDQAGWQGPLHRCSFYGNKEVGAKLNAMLEMGSSKPWPDALEAFTGSREMSGAAMVEYFAPLKGWLDEQNKGKPTGW, from the coding sequence ATGATCCGCACCGGAATTTCGACGATCGCGCTCGCCCTGTTGCTGGCCGGGCCGGGGGCTGCACAGAGCCAGAAGGCCGCTGCACCGAGCGCGGGGGCGGCGACCCCGGCCGGAGCCGATGCGTTCCTGAAGCGCGCCGAGGCCGAGTATAAGGAATACTCGCTCGATGCCGCGCGGATCGCATGGCTGTACGCCACCTACATCAACGACGACACCTCCGCGCTGGTCGCGAAGAGCGGAGCGAAGGGGACCGAGATGGCGGTCCGCTTCGCGCTGGAGGCGGCGAAGTATGACAAGGTTCAGGGCCTGTCGCCCGACACGCGGCGTCAGCTGAACATCCTGCGCTCGCGCATCACCTCGCCCGCGCCGACGCGCGAGGGCGCAGCGTCGGCACTCTCGCAGCTGCAGACCGACATGCAGACCGTCTATGGTACGGGCAAGGGGACGCTGAAGGGCCAGCCGATCAGCGGCAGCGACATCGAAGCGGCGATGGGCACCAATCGCAATCCCGACGAACTGAAGGAGATGTGGACCAGCTGGCACGACAATGTCGGTGCGCCGCAGCGTCAGGACTATCAGCGCGCGGTCGGGCTGCTGAACGAGGGTGCGCGCGAGCTGGGCTACAAGGATGTCGGGTCGATGTGGCGGTCGAATTACGACATGCCGCCGGAGGAGTTCGCCAAGCTCACCGACAAATTGTGGAACGAAGTTAAGCCGCTGTACGAGTCGCTGCACACCTATGTCCGGTGGAAGCTCAACGAGAAATATGGCGACGCGGTTCAGTCGAAGACCGGCCCGATCCGCGCCGACCTGCTCGGCAACATGTGGGCGCAGGAATGGGGCAATATCTATGACGTGGTCGCGCCGCCGGGATCGGGCGATGTCGGCTACGATATTGGCGAGCTGCTGGTCGCGAAGGATTATGACGCAATCAAGATGGTGAAGACCGGCGAGGCGTTCTACTCCTCGCTCGGGCTCGATCCGATGCCGGAGACGTTCTGGAAGCGGTCGCAGTTCTTGAAGCCCGCCGACCGTGAAGTGCAGTGCCATGCGTCGGCGTGGAACCTCGACGATGTCGACGATCTGCGCATCAAGATGTGCATCAAGGTCAATTCTGACGACTTCATCACGATCCAGCATGAGCTGGGGCATAACTATTATCAGCGCGCCTATAACAAGCTGCCGATCCTGTATCGCGACGGGGCCAATGACGGCTTCCACGAGGCGATCGGCGACTTTGCGGCGCTGTCGATCACGCCGGACTATCTGGTTCAGGTCGGCCTACTCGACGAGAGCAAGGTGCCGAGCGCGGACAAGGATACCGGGTTGCTGCTGCGTCAGGCGATGGACAAGGTCGCGTTCCTGCCGTTCGGACTGCTGATCGACAAATGGCGCTGGGGCGTGTTTTCGGGCGGCATTCCGGCGGGCGGCTATCAGGGCGCATGGGACGCGCTGCGGCTGCAATATCAGGGCATCGTCCCGCCGGTGAAGCGCGACGAGACGAAGTTCGATCCCGCCGCGAAATATCATATCCCGGCGAATGTGCCCTATACCCGCTACTTCCTCGCGCGGCTGCTGCAGTTCCAGTTCTACAAGGCGGCGTGCGATCAGGCCGGGTGGCAAGGGCCGCTTCACCGCTGTTCCTTCTATGGGAACAAGGAGGTCGGTGCGAAATTGAACGCGATGCTGGAGATGGGATCGTCCAAGCCCTGGCCCGACGCGCTCGAGGCGTTCACCGGCAGCCGCGAGATGTCGGGCGCGGCGATGGTCGAATATTTCGCGCCGCTCAAGGGATGGCTCGACGAGCAGAACAAGGGCAAGCCGACGGGCTGGTAA
- a CDS encoding GNAT family N-acetyltransferase — MSHPLDRPIWSSLATGWAAIAEGTPAALRVDRNIGLFGATADESPESLAALDALVPEDGELWLVERQPWKVPDGIRLAKEGLAVQMVLDALVPDDRAVPDIVPLDDADGAEMFALATLTEPGPYVRHSNRLGGFVGVKVDGQLIAMAGERMRLPGYAEISAVCTHPDWRGRGLAGHLTRHVANVILARGETPFLHCYASNRATIALYERMGFRIRTDIRALILARMPTV; from the coding sequence ATGAGCCATCCACTCGACCGTCCGATCTGGTCCTCACTCGCCACCGGCTGGGCAGCTATCGCCGAGGGAACGCCTGCGGCGTTGCGGGTCGACCGCAATATCGGGCTGTTCGGTGCGACCGCGGACGAGTCGCCGGAGAGCCTGGCCGCGCTGGATGCGCTGGTGCCCGAGGATGGCGAGCTATGGCTCGTGGAGCGCCAGCCGTGGAAGGTACCCGACGGCATCCGCCTGGCGAAGGAGGGGCTGGCGGTGCAGATGGTGCTCGACGCGCTCGTTCCCGACGATCGCGCGGTGCCGGACATCGTCCCGCTCGACGATGCCGATGGTGCCGAGATGTTCGCGCTGGCCACGCTCACCGAGCCCGGCCCCTATGTCCGCCACAGCAACCGGCTGGGCGGTTTTGTGGGGGTCAAGGTCGATGGACAGCTTATCGCGATGGCGGGCGAACGGATGCGATTGCCGGGCTATGCCGAGATCAGCGCCGTGTGCACCCATCCTGACTGGCGCGGCCGCGGGCTGGCGGGGCACCTTACCCGTCATGTCGCCAACGTGATCCTGGCGCGCGGGGAGACCCCCTTTCTGCACTGCTATGCCAGCAATCGCGCCACCATCGCGCTGTACGAAAGAATGGGGTTCCGCATCCGCACAGACATCCGCGCATTGATCCTTGCGCGAATGCCGACGGTCTGA
- a CDS encoding alpha/beta fold hydrolase produces the protein MTETFESFDGQTLAWREMGQGRPVVLIHGYFSDAQTNWIKYGTAAKLVDAGFRVIMPDLRAHGDSARPHDPAAYPPDALAQDAEALIAHLRLTDYDLGGYSLGARTTMRVLARGIAPTPRRVILSGLGDEGVTDTGRRAGFFRRVLTGFGSFVRGDKEFMSQAFLKTTGGDPVALLGILDTFVDTPPEAVAMLDVPVLVVAGAEDDEVGSFTGLAAMLPDARFVEIPGNHMSAVTRPELGDAIVTFLTA, from the coding sequence ATGACCGAGACTTTCGAGAGCTTCGACGGCCAGACCCTGGCCTGGCGCGAGATGGGGCAGGGGCGGCCGGTGGTGCTGATCCACGGCTATTTCTCCGACGCGCAGACCAACTGGATCAAATATGGCACCGCCGCGAAGCTGGTGGATGCGGGGTTCCGGGTTATCATGCCGGACCTGCGTGCGCATGGAGACAGCGCGCGACCGCATGATCCCGCCGCCTATCCGCCCGACGCGCTGGCGCAGGATGCGGAGGCGCTGATCGCGCATCTGAGGCTGACCGATTATGATCTGGGCGGCTATTCGCTCGGTGCGCGCACCACAATGCGGGTGTTGGCGCGCGGCATTGCGCCGACGCCGCGGCGGGTGATCCTGTCGGGGCTGGGCGACGAGGGGGTGACCGATACCGGCCGCCGCGCGGGATTCTTCCGCCGCGTGCTGACCGGCTTCGGCAGCTTCGTGCGCGGCGACAAGGAATTCATGTCGCAGGCATTCCTCAAGACCACCGGCGGCGACCCGGTGGCACTGCTCGGTATCCTCGATACGTTCGTCGATACGCCGCCCGAAGCGGTGGCCATGCTCGACGTGCCGGTGCTGGTGGTCGCGGGGGCGGAGGATGACGAGGTGGGGTCGTTCACCGGCCTAGCCGCGATGCTGCCCGACGCGCGCTTCGTCGAGATTCCGGGCAACCACATGAGCGCGGTGACGCGGCCCGAACTGGGCGATGCGATCGTAACATTTCTGACCGCTTGA
- a CDS encoding tetratricopeptide repeat-containing sulfotransferase family protein, whose amino-acid sequence MNQTDPLISSRPALARARNLLSAEKPEAAAREVMNHLRRHPGDPEGLTMLGSIANRLGALEQAQQFLRQAIAAGARGPDARRELAAVYNQQQRPVEALALMEELEREVSDLAIPSARSALLDKLGRHDEALELQQQLVEQAGDTHPNLLIPLGHILRAMGRVDEAVAAYRRAAGADFEFGEAWWGLASIKRKVLTDQDLEMIARGIEVAIDPRNSAPLHFAMAKALHDRERHAEAFAHYAKGNAQRAESLKYDPAELTAEITEIERTIDADFIARLPQEPVGDGAIPIFIVSLPRSGSTLLEQMLGSHPALEPVGELPYGPAILRSAIELATRRGSMTVPQLTRTLTDDQARVLGEDYLRRAAEHRRSDSPFFIDKLPHNWSNLLFLKRILPQARFLDIRRNAMDCCFSNYTQLFSSAHASSFDLTHIGRSYVDYVRLMAHLDGVAPGLVHHIDYAAMVDDPEPQLRPALAYLGLHWDPAILQFHKLDRVVRTPSSEQVRRPLNRDGVDIWKPYAQWLDPLRDVLGPLADA is encoded by the coding sequence ATGAACCAGACCGATCCGCTGATCTCGTCCCGCCCCGCGCTCGCACGTGCGCGCAACCTGCTCTCGGCGGAAAAGCCGGAGGCTGCGGCGCGGGAAGTGATGAACCATCTCCGCCGGCACCCCGGCGACCCGGAGGGGTTGACGATGCTGGGGTCGATCGCGAACCGCCTCGGCGCGCTCGAACAGGCGCAACAATTCCTGCGCCAGGCGATCGCAGCCGGCGCGCGCGGCCCTGACGCGCGACGCGAACTTGCTGCGGTCTACAATCAGCAGCAACGCCCGGTTGAGGCGCTGGCATTGATGGAGGAGCTGGAACGAGAGGTTTCCGACCTCGCAATTCCATCCGCACGAAGCGCATTGCTCGACAAGCTCGGCCGGCACGATGAGGCGCTGGAACTGCAACAACAACTGGTCGAGCAGGCCGGCGACACGCATCCGAATCTGTTGATTCCGCTCGGCCACATCCTGCGCGCGATGGGCCGGGTCGATGAGGCAGTCGCCGCCTACCGCCGCGCCGCCGGGGCCGATTTCGAGTTCGGCGAGGCGTGGTGGGGCCTGGCCAGCATCAAGCGCAAAGTCCTTACCGATCAGGATCTCGAAATGATCGCACGCGGGATCGAAGTCGCGATCGATCCCCGGAACAGTGCGCCGTTACATTTCGCAATGGCAAAGGCGCTGCACGATCGGGAGCGCCATGCGGAGGCATTCGCCCATTATGCAAAGGGCAACGCCCAACGTGCCGAGAGCCTCAAATATGACCCGGCCGAACTGACCGCGGAGATCACCGAGATTGAGCGCACGATTGACGCCGATTTCATCGCCCGGCTCCCGCAAGAACCCGTCGGGGACGGGGCAATTCCGATCTTCATCGTCAGCCTGCCGCGCTCCGGTTCGACCCTGCTGGAACAGATGCTGGGAAGCCATCCCGCGCTTGAGCCGGTGGGCGAGCTTCCCTACGGACCCGCCATCCTGCGTTCCGCGATCGAGCTCGCAACCCGCCGCGGCTCCATGACCGTGCCGCAGCTGACCCGGACCCTTACCGACGATCAGGCACGGGTGCTGGGCGAAGATTATCTGCGCCGCGCGGCCGAGCACCGCCGCAGCGATTCTCCCTTCTTTATCGACAAGCTGCCCCATAATTGGAGCAACCTCCTGTTCCTGAAGCGAATCCTGCCACAGGCGCGCTTCCTCGACATCCGGCGCAACGCGATGGACTGCTGTTTTTCAAACTACACCCAGCTGTTTTCCAGCGCGCACGCCTCGTCGTTCGACCTGACCCATATCGGACGGAGCTATGTCGACTATGTGCGGCTGATGGCGCATCTCGACGGCGTCGCGCCCGGTCTGGTCCACCATATCGACTATGCCGCGATGGTCGATGATCCCGAACCGCAGCTGCGCCCTGCCCTCGCCTATCTCGGCCTGCACTGGGATCCGGCAATCCTGCAATTCCACAAGCTCGACCGCGTGGTCCGCACGCCCAGCAGTGAGCAGGTTCGCCGCCCGCTCAACCGCGACGGCGTCGATATCTGGAAACCCTATGCGCAGTGGCTCGATCCGCTGCGTGATGTGCTCGGCCCGCTCGCCGACGCCTGA
- a CDS encoding peroxiredoxin, with protein MTIKIGDRVPSTNFVKATENGPEQVSSDEYFAGRKVALFSVPGAFTPTCSARHLPGYVEKADDLKAKGVNEIACTAVNDPFVMGAWAKSADAGDVTMLSDGNGAFAKAVGLEFDGSKFGMGMRGQRYSMLINDGIVEQLHVEAPGEFKVSSAEHLLENL; from the coding sequence ATGACGATCAAGATCGGCGATCGCGTACCCAGCACCAATTTCGTCAAGGCGACCGAGAATGGACCCGAGCAGGTCAGCTCGGACGAATATTTCGCGGGCCGCAAGGTTGCGCTCTTCTCGGTTCCCGGTGCCTTCACCCCGACCTGCTCGGCGCGCCACCTGCCCGGCTATGTCGAGAAGGCAGATGATCTCAAGGCCAAGGGCGTGAACGAGATCGCATGCACTGCGGTCAACGATCCCTTCGTCATGGGTGCGTGGGCAAAGAGCGCCGACGCGGGCGACGTCACGATGCTGTCGGACGGCAACGGCGCGTTCGCCAAGGCAGTCGGCCTCGAGTTCGACGGCAGCAAATTCGGCATGGGTATGCGCGGCCAGCGTTATTCGATGCTGATCAACGACGGCATCGTCGAGCAGCTGCACGTCGAAGCACCCGGCGAGTTCAAGGTCAGCTCGGCCGAACATCTGCTCGAAAACCTCTAA
- a CDS encoding YqgE/AlgH family protein — MEETSFLTGQILLALPGIGDPRFERAVIAICAHDAEGALGVGIGRELDGLSLHDLLGQFEIDPGVAPDAPVHFGGPVEPQRGFVLHSTDWGGQDTIDVAGRWALSGTIDVLRAIADGTGPSRWIVALGYAGWAEGQLDAELTRHGWFNVPGDAALLYDVAAERRWERSFARAGIDPRLLANDAGTA; from the coding sequence ATGGAAGAGACCAGCTTTCTGACCGGGCAAATCCTGCTCGCACTCCCGGGAATCGGCGACCCCAGGTTCGAGCGGGCGGTAATCGCAATCTGCGCGCATGACGCGGAAGGGGCGCTGGGCGTCGGTATCGGTCGCGAGCTCGACGGGCTGAGCCTGCACGACTTGCTCGGCCAGTTCGAAATCGATCCGGGCGTCGCGCCCGATGCGCCGGTCCATTTCGGCGGACCGGTCGAGCCGCAGCGTGGGTTCGTGCTGCATTCGACCGATTGGGGCGGGCAGGACACCATTGACGTGGCGGGCCGCTGGGCATTGTCAGGGACAATCGACGTACTGCGCGCGATCGCGGATGGCACGGGGCCGTCGCGCTGGATCGTCGCGCTGGGCTATGCCGGCTGGGCCGAAGGGCAACTCGATGCGGAGTTGACGCGGCATGGCTGGTTCAATGTGCCGGGCGACGCGGCTTTGCTCTATGACGTGGCGGCGGAGCGTCGATGGGAGCGTAGTTTTGCGCGTGCCGGGATCGACCCGCGCCTGCTGGCGAACGACGCGGGCACCGCCTGA